The following are from one region of the Gemmatimonadaceae bacterium genome:
- a CDS encoding multidrug efflux SMR transporter: protein MAWVYLVVAGFLETGWAIGLKYTDGFTRLVPSVLTACAIAGSMFLLSVAARTIPIGTAYAIWVGIGAVGAVLAGIVLFDEPRDVIRLFFIMLLIVALTGLKLTAQTGSPQT from the coding sequence ATGGCGTGGGTTTACCTCGTGGTCGCCGGCTTTCTCGAAACCGGCTGGGCAATCGGGCTAAAGTACACAGACGGGTTCACACGGCTCGTCCCAAGCGTGCTCACCGCATGTGCTATTGCCGGAAGCATGTTTCTGCTTTCTGTCGCCGCCCGAACGATTCCGATAGGAACTGCGTACGCCATATGGGTGGGCATCGGCGCAGTGGGGGCGGTGCTGGCCGGTATCGTGCTGTTCGATGAGCCGCGCGATGTGATCCGGCTGTTCTTCATTATGCTGCTGATTGTCGCCCTGACAGGGCTTAAGCTGACGGCCCAGACCGGCTCCCCGCAAACGTAA
- a CDS encoding thymidine kinase has protein sequence MMQSFHQTGGWIEVVAGVMFSGKSEELIRRVRRSMIARKRVQVFKSHLDARYAGINTVSSHDGRTVQAMPADSAAQIGQQVDPMAQVIAIDEAQFLDRGILGLVTSLAARGRRVIVAGTDTDFRGEPFGPMAELMAIAEVVDKLHAICVLCGGPASRNQRLIEGRPAPYDSPTIMVGGTESYEARCRMCFQCPVPGNSQQRSLFGAATQT, from the coding sequence ATGATGCAGTCGTTTCATCAGACCGGCGGCTGGATTGAAGTCGTAGCCGGCGTGATGTTCAGCGGGAAAAGTGAAGAGTTGATCCGCCGGGTTCGCAGGTCCATGATCGCCCGAAAGCGGGTGCAGGTGTTCAAGTCGCATCTTGATGCCAGATACGCGGGCATCAACACAGTATCAAGTCACGATGGACGTACCGTTCAGGCAATGCCCGCCGACTCGGCGGCACAAATCGGGCAGCAGGTCGACCCGATGGCGCAAGTGATCGCGATCGATGAGGCCCAGTTTCTCGACCGCGGGATACTTGGCCTGGTGACGTCGCTCGCGGCACGGGGCCGGAGAGTCATTGTCGCGGGCACTGATACCGATTTTAGAGGTGAGCCTTTTGGTCCGATGGCGGAGCTGATGGCAATCGCGGAAGTCGTGGACAAGCTGCACGCGATCTGCGTGCTGTGCGGAGGCCCCGCAAGCCGCAACCAGCGGCTCATCGAAGGCAGGCCCGCGCCCTACGATTCGCCGACGATCATGGTCGGAGGGACAGAGTCGTACGAAGCCCGCTGTCGCATGTGCTTCCAGTGCCCGGTGCCCGGTAATTCTCAGCAGCGTAGTCTGTTTGGCGCTGCCACCCAGACCTGA
- a CDS encoding DEAD/DEAH box helicase, which translates to MESEEREDRGAGRSQNVVHTLPRSMASVPGFLTGPLERVDPSAGSTQVLVLTSDAENAVALAEAVLRMAGPAGVELFPVTTARRAARLMTGRPVLAVAGSPRDIRELVQGSHLKLHEVRTVVLAWADEILAGDPADVEALESVMGELPRDAARVVVTSRSEGRVNAFAERYLRRARRESEPVLSEDAAPIDVQYVMVSAFGRSAALRRLLDDLDPPSATVIVQSEESEAEAGRALRSLGYGGEMAQVQVSTGHVAENTHAVIFFEPPSGRTQLATAADAGAVMILALTQPREVAGLRSLAGGQVTPFTLRQAGTAARESEIALRRELATLLEAGIPAREVLALEPLLERYDGIEVAAAALRLLERERTIRKGLEASARMKSVAPRASERPATSDRDRNLSGRPPGRPVRDSRDGNPPRGTSSSRGSATGRPRDDRSGPPRDKFSRPPRPDRQ; encoded by the coding sequence GTGGAATCGGAAGAACGGGAAGATCGCGGCGCGGGACGCAGCCAGAACGTAGTCCATACACTGCCGCGTTCGATGGCTTCAGTCCCTGGATTTCTGACGGGTCCACTCGAGCGGGTTGACCCATCGGCGGGCTCCACTCAGGTGCTCGTGCTGACGTCGGATGCGGAGAACGCGGTGGCATTGGCCGAAGCCGTGCTGAGGATGGCGGGTCCCGCAGGGGTCGAGTTGTTCCCGGTGACGACAGCACGGCGAGCGGCCCGGCTGATGACCGGCCGGCCGGTGCTCGCAGTTGCCGGCTCGCCCCGCGACATTCGCGAGCTCGTTCAGGGAAGTCACCTCAAGCTCCATGAGGTCAGGACCGTCGTTCTTGCGTGGGCCGACGAGATTCTGGCGGGCGATCCCGCGGATGTGGAGGCGCTCGAGTCGGTCATGGGGGAGTTGCCGAGGGACGCCGCCCGGGTGGTGGTCACGAGTCGGTCCGAAGGCCGGGTCAACGCTTTCGCCGAACGGTACCTGAGGCGGGCACGGCGGGAATCGGAACCTGTCCTAAGCGAGGACGCTGCCCCGATTGACGTTCAGTATGTGATGGTTTCCGCATTCGGCCGGTCTGCCGCCTTACGTCGCTTGCTGGATGACCTCGACCCCCCATCTGCCACGGTTATCGTACAGTCTGAAGAGTCCGAGGCCGAGGCGGGACGGGCGCTGCGCTCGCTCGGGTACGGGGGCGAGATGGCCCAGGTTCAGGTGTCCACGGGGCACGTGGCAGAAAACACCCACGCGGTCATCTTCTTCGAGCCGCCGTCCGGTCGTACCCAGCTGGCAACAGCGGCCGATGCCGGCGCAGTGATGATACTTGCCCTCACTCAGCCTCGCGAAGTTGCCGGTCTCCGCAGTCTTGCGGGCGGTCAGGTAACACCCTTTACTCTCCGTCAGGCCGGAACGGCAGCTCGCGAGAGCGAAATTGCGCTGCGACGCGAGCTGGCAACTCTGCTCGAGGCCGGGATTCCAGCCCGCGAAGTGCTCGCCCTTGAGCCGCTGCTCGAGCGGTATGATGGCATTGAGGTTGCCGCCGCAGCGCTGCGTCTGCTCGAGCGTGAGCGGACGATCCGGAAGGGACTCGAGGCGTCGGCAAGGATGAAGTCCGTGGCGCCCCGGGCCAGCGAGCGGCCTGCCACGTCCGACCGGGACAGAAATTTATCTGGTCGGCCACCCGGCCGACCGGTGCGCGACTCCAGGGACGGGAATCCACCCAGAGGCACTTCGTCGTCCCGAGGTAGTGCGACCGGGCGCCCCCGCGACGACCGAAGCGGCCCGCCGCGTGACAAGTTCTCGCGGCCGCCCCGCCCCGATCGTCAATGA
- a CDS encoding Lrp/AsnC ligand binding domain-containing protein produces MITAIVLIKADPKTIPQCATRLAGIEGVSQVYSVSGEWDLVALVEVTDYEGVARVVTEHISAVPGLRNTQTLTAFRAYSKKDLEQAWDIGLE; encoded by the coding sequence ATGATCACCGCAATTGTCCTGATAAAAGCCGACCCGAAGACCATCCCCCAGTGCGCCACGCGGCTGGCCGGTATCGAGGGAGTTTCGCAGGTTTACTCGGTATCCGGAGAGTGGGATCTTGTCGCACTGGTGGAGGTCACCGACTATGAGGGTGTCGCCAGAGTCGTAACCGAGCATATCTCCGCTGTGCCGGGACTTCGCAACACGCAGACGCTGACTGCTTTCCGCGCATACTCGAAAAAGGATCTGGAGCAGGCGTGGGACATTGGACTGGAGTGA